In Bombus pascuorum chromosome 13, iyBomPasc1.1, whole genome shotgun sequence, a single genomic region encodes these proteins:
- the LOC132913265 gene encoding uncharacterized protein LOC132913265, producing MMMAPQVVGVLLKKPGQQNHPRFPPLDPQETKIRGELYVEDLGERRIVSIRMGWLWVEGTPRLPLRALNLRQAAPSLCQPHALALGFTLSNSQGHTLATFWADSEPVYWSWVRAIAAELVRQTPFRAQRCLNFLEILTICPRGPVPLPDSPTESRRRSRSELRCWTSDSPTEKEPRTTTTILEESRRRARSELRGWSSSNSSDEDLLGDFRSIPTIITKDQPITRTWGCSESSEGSDDSLPWSGVCRSSVDSVDSAVSIPEPDTREQRIQRYKEARRRENEARSRRVLEEDARRRKDRAEENNNDILKSYGSKSRSRFYSGNDNDSYCLTSIKKDNDSGYETSRLKNEKNIIIRLPPVKPNESSLVRFEDDHRNEDDKRNNNSPRNGNASPGILRMDMNERRSRARERRSIREKSQLLQTQQFTNTTVETLQERKERLAQLSSRIPVPRQLSQNSKLVENYNSTALPRSSTSLSVLTEPPCEEDVARLLERCQRVDHYVPVREKLTLFESLSRLGGRLARSTEDLGRTSSKPSPRGKQRARSLHDLNRGARAVPVREMCRFFEGDVEQDQNQKTPLTKTRFSDAVTPPRSTTWKDAASSKGNDTPHIRSSTRKKHYLK from the exons GCGAACTGTACGTGGAGGACCTAGGTGAGAGACGGATCGTATCCATCAGAATGGGATGGCTTTGGGTCGAGGGTACTCCCAGGCTCCCGTTGAGGGCATTGAACCTACGACAGGCAGCACCCAGCCTATGTCAACCACACGCACTGGCTCTTGGGTTCACACTCAGCAACTCGCAGGGCCACACTCTCGCCACTTTTTGG GCGGATTCAGAGCCCGTGTACTGGTCCTGGGTGAGAGCAATCGCAGCAGAATTGGTCAGGCAAACACCATTTCGAGCCCAACGCTGTCTAAACTTCCTAGAAATCCTGACCATCTGTCCAAGGGGACCCGTTCCATTACCCGACAGTCCCACAGAATCCAGAAGACGTTCCAGAAGCGAGTTACGCTGCTGGACCAGTGACTCTCCCACAGAGAAAGAGCCTAGAACAACCACGACAATCTTAGAAGAATCCAGACGAAGAGCGAGAAGCGAGTTACGTGGTTGGTCCAGTAGTAACTCCAGCGACGAAGATCTGTTAGGCGATTTTCGAAGTATTCCAACGATAATAACAAAGGACCAGCCGATAACCAGAACCTGGGGCTGCAGCGAAAGCAGCGAGGGAAGTGACGACAGTCTTCCTTGGAGCGGCGTGTGTCGTTCCAGCGTGGATTCCGTGGACTCAGCAGTGTCTATTCCTGAACCAGATACCAGAGAACAAAGGATCCAAAGGTATAAAGAAGCTAGAAGACGAGAGAACGAAGCTAGAAGTAGAAGAGTGCTAGAAGAAGATGCTAGGAGACGAAAAGACAGAGCTGAAGAGAACAACAACGATATCCTAAAATCTTATGGTTCGAAATCGAGGAGTAGATTCTACTCTGGCAACGACAATGACAGCTATTGTCTAACATCCATAAAGAAGGACAACGATAGTGGCTATGAAACTTCTAGattaaaaaatgagaagaacATCATCATCAGATTGCCTCCTGTGAAGCCTAACGAGTCTTCCTTAGTCAGATTCGAAGACGATCATCGGAATGAGGATGATAAGAGGAATAATAACAGTCCCAGAAATGGTAACGCGAGTCCTGGTATACTTAGAATGGATATGAATGAGAGAAGAAGTCGTGCAAGAGAGAGGAGGAGCATCAGAGAGAAGAGTCAATTGCTTCAAACACAGCAGTTTACTAATACAACTGTAGAGACTCTTCAGGAACGCAAGGAACGATTGGCCCAATTATCCTCGAGGATTCCAGTGCCTCGACAATTGTCGCAGAATTCGAAACTCGTGGAGAATTACAATTCGACGGCTCTGCCTAGGTCGTCGACCTCTCTGTCGGTTCTGACCGAACCACCTTGCGAGGAAGACGTGGCCAGACTCTTGGAACGGTGTCAAAGGGTAGACCATTACGTGCCAGTACGAGAGAAGCTGACTCTGTTCGAATCTCTGTCTAGGCTAGGTGGTCGACTGGCTAGAAGCACCGAAGATCTCGGTCGAACGTCTTCGAAACCGAGTCCCAGAGGGAAGCAACGTGCCCGATCGCTTCACGATCTCAACAGAGGAGCCAGGGCCGTTCCCGTCAGGGAAATGTGTCGATTCTTCGAGGGAGACGTTGAACAAGATCAGAATCAGAAGACTCCTCTTACCAAAACGAGGTTCAGTGACGCTGTGACACCTCCTAGAAGTACTACGTGGAAGGATGCTGCGAGTTCCAAAGGCAACGACACGCCTCACATAAGATCTTCCACGAGAaagaaacattatttaaaGTAA